The following proteins are co-located in the Sulfurospirillum deleyianum DSM 6946 genome:
- the rho gene encoding transcription termination factor Rho has translation MSGNTPTSNTQTPAQSKPTHYTKSRTHVPVDGYKIENLRTIPLEKLLEIATELGIENPNELKRQDLMFEILKSQVNQGGFILFTGILEIAGEGYGFLRATDANFSDSANDAYVSSTQVKKFALRTGDIVTGQVRPPKDQERYYALLKIEAINYLPLAESKKRPLFENLTPLYPTEKIKLEYDPMKITGRVLDLFTPLGKGQRGLIVAPPRSGKTELMKELAHGIARNHPEAELIVLLVDERPEEVTDMQRCVQGEVYSSTFDMPASNHVRVANLVIEKAKRRVEMGKDVIILLDSITRLARAYNTVTPSSGKVLSGGVDANALHKPKRFFGAARNIEDGGSLTIISTALIETGSRMDEVIFEEFKGTGNSEIVLDRNISDRRIYPAVNIMKSGTRKEELLLSPDTLQKVWALRSAINQMEDIEALKFLYAKMLKTKDNEELLSIMNE, from the coding sequence ATGAGCGGAAATACTCCAACCTCAAATACCCAAACCCCTGCACAAAGCAAACCTACCCACTACACCAAATCACGAACGCATGTTCCAGTAGATGGCTATAAAATTGAAAATCTAAGAACCATTCCCTTAGAAAAACTCTTAGAAATCGCCACTGAACTTGGCATTGAAAATCCAAATGAGCTCAAACGTCAAGATTTGATGTTTGAAATTTTAAAATCCCAAGTCAATCAAGGCGGGTTCATCCTTTTTACAGGTATTTTAGAGATTGCGGGTGAAGGCTATGGCTTTTTACGTGCCACCGATGCTAACTTTTCAGACAGCGCGAATGATGCCTATGTCAGTAGCACCCAAGTGAAAAAATTTGCACTTCGTACAGGTGACATCGTCACAGGTCAGGTACGTCCCCCAAAAGATCAAGAGCGTTACTATGCGCTTTTAAAAATTGAAGCAATTAACTATTTACCTTTAGCCGAGAGCAAAAAACGTCCTCTTTTTGAAAACCTAACGCCACTTTATCCGACTGAAAAAATTAAACTCGAATACGACCCAATGAAAATCACAGGACGTGTGTTAGACCTCTTCACCCCATTGGGCAAAGGTCAGCGTGGGCTTATCGTAGCACCACCACGTAGCGGTAAAACAGAGCTGATGAAAGAGTTAGCACACGGTATCGCACGCAATCACCCCGAAGCAGAACTCATTGTCCTTCTTGTGGATGAAAGACCTGAAGAGGTAACCGATATGCAACGCTGCGTTCAAGGAGAAGTGTATAGCTCTACCTTTGATATGCCAGCATCAAATCATGTACGTGTGGCAAACCTTGTCATTGAAAAAGCAAAACGCCGTGTGGAGATGGGTAAAGATGTTATTATCTTGCTCGATTCTATCACCAGACTTGCCCGTGCGTACAATACCGTCACCCCTTCAAGCGGTAAAGTGTTAAGTGGTGGTGTGGATGCCAACGCTCTTCACAAACCAAAACGTTTCTTTGGAGCGGCTAGAAACATTGAAGATGGCGGAAGTTTGACCATTATCTCAACCGCACTGATTGAGACAGGCAGTCGTATGGACGAGGTTATCTTCGAAGAGTTTAAAGGTACAGGTAACAGTGAAATTGTCTTAGATAGAAATATCTCTGATAGAAGAATCTATCCTGCTGTTAATATTATGAAATCAGGAACGAGAAAAGAAGAGCTTCTTTTAAGCCCTGATACGCTTCAAAAAGTTTGGGCACTGCGTAGTGCTATTAACCAAATGGAAGATATCGAAGCCTTGAAATTCTTGTATGCAAAAATGCTTAAAACCAAAGATAACGAAGAGTTACTCTCTATTATGAACGAGTAA